A section of the Drosophila sechellia strain sech25 chromosome 3L, ASM438219v1, whole genome shotgun sequence genome encodes:
- the LOC6616394 gene encoding IQ motif and SEC7 domain-containing protein 1 isoform X4, translated as MIICISGFIIGESFPQKSLERSGSTQYELAGAQQPGSANASTCTDSGSVGGYVYLQNHYAPGAHSSSAAINYPAQQHPQMVYQIQQYPTCHQQQQQQHLQQQQHLHQTGAGHYMQVTATGGGQYHHHHMLHGHGHHAHHHGGAVVIAGSGVGTGLGSGATSVIMQHQQQQQQQQNMHKKNSIRNGGDVLKRTRAQSAYELSQDLLEKQIELLERKYGGVRARNAAVTIQRAFRHYMMVKKFASITAMAKAEKRLSRRMVVTSSSLGLAEEGASSSSAYGSATESQLTEQQQQQQAQQQQQPRVTIMAGPAGAASPGLSRTPPTRSLSMRERRQLDCSPIPRSQSGASPASISSSTVSTSALASHPHVNLLHAAEPHYYNAQALHQGAAYYTSYHGSPHDLNYASSADTSLNASWVNTSSHSPHTPYYSAAQIYMRPKGGSTTPTPSCSGSTGSGSGGSGSGSSKKVPPEVPKRTSSITAQQQTQLLLLQRQTPPPPSLLRTNGLCKTAENGSLTSVQSSGSDSSVTSAERNLNSDLGSDRSNSPHTWKRGTALNSSQQFSTHSADSAGAVSGGGVGVAGGAGVYAAQMQAAVAAATAAGGMPPADDHAISSHTSAAQYEQHEQQQHEQQQLQAAAAAAGVAQNYKMSETIRKRQYRVGLNLFNKKPEKGITYLIRRGFLENTPQGVARFLITRKGLSRQMIGEYLGNLQNQFNMAVLSCFAMELDLSGRQVDVALRKFQAYFRMPGEAQKIERLMEIFSQRYCECNADIVGRLRSSDTIFVLAFAIIMLNTDLHTPNLKPERRMRVEDFIKNLRGIDDCHDIDKDMLMGIYDRVKSDEFKPGSDHVTQVMKVQATIVGKKPNLALPHRRLVCYCRLYEIPDVNKKERPGVHQREVFLFNDLLVITKIFSKKKTSVTYTFRNSFPLCGTVVTLLDMPNYPFCIQLSQKVDGKILITFNARNEHDRCKFAEDLKESISEMDEMESLRIEAELERQKSARNRAPGNAENRDSGVADVEVCPCPYQPGSQASGEQAPNSADNSQQLKRSALSNSLLDMHEQFGNEKPQRRGSVGSLDSGMSISFQSTTTSSASRENAAAIAAAANAAAAAKMRFNMPPTAAIATPSNVYAAPGMQAYTHANFVQQSQAAYMLQQQQMLQQQAQMQAQAQAQAQAQAQAQAQAQAQAQPLTGRIPGRERKASRTDENGRSTEV; from the exons ATGATCATTTGCATATCGGGTTTTATAATTGGCGAAAG CTTTCCCCAGAAGAGCCTGGAGCGAAGTGGTTCCACCCAGTATGAGCTGGCTGGAGCGCAACAGCCAGGATCAGCCAACGCCTCCACCTGCACAGATAGCGGCAGTGTTGGTGGCTATGTTTACCTGCAGAATCACTACGCCCCCGGCGCCCACAGCTCCTCAGCCGCCATCAACTACCCTGCGCAACAGCATCCCCAGATGGTCTACCAAATCCAGCAGTATCCCACGtgccatcagcagcagcaacaacagcacctccagcagcagcagcacttgcatcAGACCGGCGCAGGTCACTACATGCAGGTCACGGCGACGGGTGGTGGCCAGTATCATCACCATCACATGCTCCACGGCCACGGGCATCATGCCCACCATCACGGTGGGGCGGTGGTCATCGCCGGCAGTGGTGTGGGAACTGGCCTGGGATCTGGAGCCACCAGCGTGATCatgcagcaccagcaacagcagcagcagcaacagaataTGCACAAGAAGAACTCCATCCGAAACGGCGGAGATGTCCTCAAGCGAACGCGAGCTCAGTCGGC CTACGAACTCTCACAAGATCTGCTCGAGAAACAGATCGAGCTGCTGGAGCGCAAGTACGGCGGAGTGCGAGCCCGCAACGCAGCGGTCACTATTCAGCGCGCCTTCCGTCACTACATGATGGTCAAGAAGTTCGCCTCGATCACGGCGATGGCCAAAGCCGAGAAGCGTCTAAGCCGGCGGATGGTGGTCACGTCCAGCAGTCTTGGATTGGCGGAGGAGGGTGCCTCCTCCTCGTCAGCCTACGGAAGTGCCACGGAATCTCAGCTCAccgagcagcaacagcaacaacaggcgcagcagcagcagcagccacgtgtcACCATCATGGCGGGTCCGGCGGGAGCAGCTTCTCCGGGCTTATCCCGGACGCCACCTACGCGATCGCTTTCCATGCGGGAGCGACGTCAGCTGGACTGCAGTCCCATACCGCGTAGTCAGTCAG GAGCCTCTCCCGCCTCCATATCGAGCTCGACAGTCAGCACATCGGCTCTGGCCTCGCATCCACATGTTAATCTGCTGCACGCGGCAGAGCCACATTATTATAATGCCCAGGCACTGCACCAAGGAGCTGCTTACTACACTAGTTACCATGGATCACCGCACGACTTGAACTATGCCAGTTCGGCGGACACCTCGCTAAATGCCTCGTGGGTTAACACGAGCAGCCACTCCCCGCACACGCCCTACTATTCGGCGGCCCAGATCTATATGCGACCCAAGGGCGGCAGcaccacgcccacgcccagTTGCAGTGGCAGCACAGGGAGCGGCAGCGGAGGCAGCgggagcggcagcagcaagaaGGTGCCTCCAGAGGTGCCCAAACGCACCAGCTCCATTACGGCACAACAGCAGACACAGCTTCTTTTGCTGCAGCGCCAGACACCGCCACCTCCCTCGCTGCTGAGGACCAATGGCCTGTGCAAAACCGCCGAGAACGGCAGTCTGACCTCCGTGCAGAGTTCCGGATCGGATTCGAGTGTTACCTCAGCGGAGCGCAACCTAAACAGCGATTTGGGTTCGGATCGCAGTAACTCACCACATACATGGAAACGAGGAACAGCCCTAAATAGTTCCCAGCAGTTCTCCACGCACTCCGCGGATTCAGCGGGTGCGGTTTCTGGTGGAGGAGTTGGAGTGGCTGGCGGAGCAGGTGTTTATGCCGCTCAAATGCAGGCTGCCGTTGCAGCAGCTACAGCGGCAGGAGGAATGCCACCAGCTGATGACCATGCCATCTCCTCGCATACGAGTGCCGCCCAGTATGAGCAGcatgagcagcagcaacacgagcagcagcaattgcaggcggcagctgcagctgccggAGTGGCACAAAACTACAAGATGTCGGAGACTATACGCAAGCGTCAGTATCGCGTTGGACTCAATCTGTTTAACAAGAAGCCAGAGAAGGGCATCACCTATCTGATCAGGCGGGGATTCCTTGAGAATACACCACAGGGCGTTGCTCGTTTCCTCATCACCCGTAAGGGTTTGTCCCGGCAAATGATCGGCGAGTATCTGGGAAATTTGCAGAACCAGTTTAACATGGCCGTGCTCAGTTGCTTTGCCATGGAGTTGGACCTGTCCGGCCGGCAAGTGGATGTGGCTTTGCGAAAGTTCCAGGCCTATTTCCGCATGCCTGGAGAGGCACAAAAGATTGAGCGCCTCATGGAGATCTTCTCACAGCGCTACTGTGAATGCAATGCGGACATTGTCGGGCGACTGAGATCATCCGATACG atCTTCGTCCTGGCTTTTGCCATCATCATGCTGAACACGGATCTGCACACACCCAATCTAAAGCCAGAACGTCGCATGCGCGTCGAGGACTTTATAAAAAATCTGCGCGGCATCGACGACTGTCACGACATCGACAAGGACATGCTGATGGGCATCTATGACCGTGTCAAGTCCGACGAATTTAAGCCTGGTAGCGACCATGTCACTCAAGTGATGAAGGTCCAGGCCACTATTGTGGGCAAGAAACCAAATCTAGCGCTGCCCCATCGGCGTCTTGTTTGCTATTGCCGACTGTACGAGATTCCTGACGTGAACAAGAAGGAGCGACCTGGTGTGCATCAGCGCGAGGTGTTCCTGTTCAACGATCTGCTGGTCATTACCAAAATATTTAGCAAAAAGAAGACCTCCGTGACGTACACATTCCGCAACAGTTTCCCGCTATGCGGCACCGTTGTCACCCTGCTGGACATGCCCAACTATCCGTTTTGCATTCAGCTCTCCCAGAAGGTGGATGGCAAGATCTTGATCACCTTCAACGCCCGCAACGAACACGATCGCTGCAAGTTTGCCGAGGATCTTAAAGAGTCCATTAGCGAGATGGACGAGATGGAGTCGCTGCGCATTGAGGCCGAACTGGAGCGCCAGAAGTCGGCGCGCAATCGAGCACCTGGCAATGCGGAGAATCGTGACAGTGGCGTGGCCGATGTGGAGGTCTGCCCATGCCCGTATCAGCCAGGATCCCAAGCATCTGGCGAGCAGGCTCCAAACTCCGCCGATAACTCGCAGCAGCTGAAGCGCAGTGCGCTGAGCAACAGCCTTCTCGATATGCACGAGCAGT TTGGCAATGAGAAACCTCAACGTCGTGGCAGCGTTGGCTCCCTGGACAGCGGCATGAGCATCTCGTTCCAGTCCACTACAACCTCCAGCGCTTCGAGGGAAAATGCCGCTGCCATTGCGGCCGCAGcaaatgcagctgcagcagccaaGATGCGATTTAACATGCCGCCAACGGCGGCGATTGCCACGCCCAGCAATGTGTATGCAGCTCCGGGAATGCAGGCGTATACCCATGCCAACTTTGTGCAGCAGTCACAGGCCGCTTACAtgttgcagcaacagcaaatgcTCCAGCAGCAGGCACAAATGCAAGCTCAGGCACAGGCTCAAGCCCAAGCTCAGGCCCAAGCTCAAGCCCAGGCTCAGGCGCAGGCGCAGCCGCTTACTGGCCGAATACCGGGACGGGAGCGAAAGGCTTCGCGGACGGATGAGAACGGACGGTCGACGGAGGTCTAA
- the LOC6616394 gene encoding IQ motif and SEC7 domain-containing protein 1 isoform X1, producing MSEADLKNISQNSDDDQELLLHQTTQSLLMASSMMFMENQGGPGASGGGVALPGPVSLPLPLSIAMPHHHVHAIPYNVDELLRENNALHAKIKELSLERDRLLCEVSNLRLELDMSELKRLPVDLDDNFPQKSLERSGSTQYELAGAQQPGSANASTCTDSGSVGGYVYLQNHYAPGAHSSSAAINYPAQQHPQMVYQIQQYPTCHQQQQQQHLQQQQHLHQTGAGHYMQVTATGGGQYHHHHMLHGHGHHAHHHGGAVVIAGSGVGTGLGSGATSVIMQHQQQQQQQQNMHKKNSIRNGGDVLKRTRAQSAYELSQDLLEKQIELLERKYGGVRARNAAVTIQRAFRHYMMVKKFASITAMAKAEKRLSRRMVVTSSSLGLAEEGASSSSAYGSATESQLTEQQQQQQAQQQQQPRVTIMAGPAGAASPGLSRTPPTRSLSMRERRQLDCSPIPRSQSGASPASISSSTVSTSALASHPHVNLLHAAEPHYYNAQALHQGAAYYTSYHGSPHDLNYASSADTSLNASWVNTSSHSPHTPYYSAAQIYMRPKGGSTTPTPSCSGSTGSGSGGSGSGSSKKVPPEVPKRTSSITAQQQTQLLLLQRQTPPPPSLLRTNGLCKTAENGSLTSVQSSGSDSSVTSAERNLNSDLGSDRSNSPHTWKRGTALNSSQQFSTHSADSAGAVSGGGVGVAGGAGVYAAQMQAAVAAATAAGGMPPADDHAISSHTSAAQYEQHEQQQHEQQQLQAAAAAAGVAQNYKMSETIRKRQYRVGLNLFNKKPEKGITYLIRRGFLENTPQGVARFLITRKGLSRQMIGEYLGNLQNQFNMAVLSCFAMELDLSGRQVDVALRKFQAYFRMPGEAQKIERLMEIFSQRYCECNADIVGRLRSSDTIFVLAFAIIMLNTDLHTPNLKPERRMRVEDFIKNLRGIDDCHDIDKDMLMGIYDRVKSDEFKPGSDHVTQVMKVQATIVGKKPNLALPHRRLVCYCRLYEIPDVNKKERPGVHQREVFLFNDLLVITKIFSKKKTSVTYTFRNSFPLCGTVVTLLDMPNYPFCIQLSQKVDGKILITFNARNEHDRCKFAEDLKESISEMDEMESLRIEAELERQKSARNRAPGNAENRDSGVADVEVCPCPYQPGSQASGEQAPNSADNSQQLKRSALSNSLLDMHEQFGNEKPQRRGSVGSLDSGMSISFQSTTTSSASRENAAAIAAAANAAAAAKMRFNMPPTAAIATPSNVYAAPGMQAYTHANFVQQSQAAYMLQQQQMLQQQAQMQAQAQAQAQAQAQAQAQAQAQAQPLTGRIPGRERKASRTDENGRSTEV from the exons CTTTCCCCAGAAGAGCCTGGAGCGAAGTGGTTCCACCCAGTATGAGCTGGCTGGAGCGCAACAGCCAGGATCAGCCAACGCCTCCACCTGCACAGATAGCGGCAGTGTTGGTGGCTATGTTTACCTGCAGAATCACTACGCCCCCGGCGCCCACAGCTCCTCAGCCGCCATCAACTACCCTGCGCAACAGCATCCCCAGATGGTCTACCAAATCCAGCAGTATCCCACGtgccatcagcagcagcaacaacagcacctccagcagcagcagcacttgcatcAGACCGGCGCAGGTCACTACATGCAGGTCACGGCGACGGGTGGTGGCCAGTATCATCACCATCACATGCTCCACGGCCACGGGCATCATGCCCACCATCACGGTGGGGCGGTGGTCATCGCCGGCAGTGGTGTGGGAACTGGCCTGGGATCTGGAGCCACCAGCGTGATCatgcagcaccagcaacagcagcagcagcaacagaataTGCACAAGAAGAACTCCATCCGAAACGGCGGAGATGTCCTCAAGCGAACGCGAGCTCAGTCGGC CTACGAACTCTCACAAGATCTGCTCGAGAAACAGATCGAGCTGCTGGAGCGCAAGTACGGCGGAGTGCGAGCCCGCAACGCAGCGGTCACTATTCAGCGCGCCTTCCGTCACTACATGATGGTCAAGAAGTTCGCCTCGATCACGGCGATGGCCAAAGCCGAGAAGCGTCTAAGCCGGCGGATGGTGGTCACGTCCAGCAGTCTTGGATTGGCGGAGGAGGGTGCCTCCTCCTCGTCAGCCTACGGAAGTGCCACGGAATCTCAGCTCAccgagcagcaacagcaacaacaggcgcagcagcagcagcagccacgtgtcACCATCATGGCGGGTCCGGCGGGAGCAGCTTCTCCGGGCTTATCCCGGACGCCACCTACGCGATCGCTTTCCATGCGGGAGCGACGTCAGCTGGACTGCAGTCCCATACCGCGTAGTCAGTCAG GAGCCTCTCCCGCCTCCATATCGAGCTCGACAGTCAGCACATCGGCTCTGGCCTCGCATCCACATGTTAATCTGCTGCACGCGGCAGAGCCACATTATTATAATGCCCAGGCACTGCACCAAGGAGCTGCTTACTACACTAGTTACCATGGATCACCGCACGACTTGAACTATGCCAGTTCGGCGGACACCTCGCTAAATGCCTCGTGGGTTAACACGAGCAGCCACTCCCCGCACACGCCCTACTATTCGGCGGCCCAGATCTATATGCGACCCAAGGGCGGCAGcaccacgcccacgcccagTTGCAGTGGCAGCACAGGGAGCGGCAGCGGAGGCAGCgggagcggcagcagcaagaaGGTGCCTCCAGAGGTGCCCAAACGCACCAGCTCCATTACGGCACAACAGCAGACACAGCTTCTTTTGCTGCAGCGCCAGACACCGCCACCTCCCTCGCTGCTGAGGACCAATGGCCTGTGCAAAACCGCCGAGAACGGCAGTCTGACCTCCGTGCAGAGTTCCGGATCGGATTCGAGTGTTACCTCAGCGGAGCGCAACCTAAACAGCGATTTGGGTTCGGATCGCAGTAACTCACCACATACATGGAAACGAGGAACAGCCCTAAATAGTTCCCAGCAGTTCTCCACGCACTCCGCGGATTCAGCGGGTGCGGTTTCTGGTGGAGGAGTTGGAGTGGCTGGCGGAGCAGGTGTTTATGCCGCTCAAATGCAGGCTGCCGTTGCAGCAGCTACAGCGGCAGGAGGAATGCCACCAGCTGATGACCATGCCATCTCCTCGCATACGAGTGCCGCCCAGTATGAGCAGcatgagcagcagcaacacgagcagcagcaattgcaggcggcagctgcagctgccggAGTGGCACAAAACTACAAGATGTCGGAGACTATACGCAAGCGTCAGTATCGCGTTGGACTCAATCTGTTTAACAAGAAGCCAGAGAAGGGCATCACCTATCTGATCAGGCGGGGATTCCTTGAGAATACACCACAGGGCGTTGCTCGTTTCCTCATCACCCGTAAGGGTTTGTCCCGGCAAATGATCGGCGAGTATCTGGGAAATTTGCAGAACCAGTTTAACATGGCCGTGCTCAGTTGCTTTGCCATGGAGTTGGACCTGTCCGGCCGGCAAGTGGATGTGGCTTTGCGAAAGTTCCAGGCCTATTTCCGCATGCCTGGAGAGGCACAAAAGATTGAGCGCCTCATGGAGATCTTCTCACAGCGCTACTGTGAATGCAATGCGGACATTGTCGGGCGACTGAGATCATCCGATACG atCTTCGTCCTGGCTTTTGCCATCATCATGCTGAACACGGATCTGCACACACCCAATCTAAAGCCAGAACGTCGCATGCGCGTCGAGGACTTTATAAAAAATCTGCGCGGCATCGACGACTGTCACGACATCGACAAGGACATGCTGATGGGCATCTATGACCGTGTCAAGTCCGACGAATTTAAGCCTGGTAGCGACCATGTCACTCAAGTGATGAAGGTCCAGGCCACTATTGTGGGCAAGAAACCAAATCTAGCGCTGCCCCATCGGCGTCTTGTTTGCTATTGCCGACTGTACGAGATTCCTGACGTGAACAAGAAGGAGCGACCTGGTGTGCATCAGCGCGAGGTGTTCCTGTTCAACGATCTGCTGGTCATTACCAAAATATTTAGCAAAAAGAAGACCTCCGTGACGTACACATTCCGCAACAGTTTCCCGCTATGCGGCACCGTTGTCACCCTGCTGGACATGCCCAACTATCCGTTTTGCATTCAGCTCTCCCAGAAGGTGGATGGCAAGATCTTGATCACCTTCAACGCCCGCAACGAACACGATCGCTGCAAGTTTGCCGAGGATCTTAAAGAGTCCATTAGCGAGATGGACGAGATGGAGTCGCTGCGCATTGAGGCCGAACTGGAGCGCCAGAAGTCGGCGCGCAATCGAGCACCTGGCAATGCGGAGAATCGTGACAGTGGCGTGGCCGATGTGGAGGTCTGCCCATGCCCGTATCAGCCAGGATCCCAAGCATCTGGCGAGCAGGCTCCAAACTCCGCCGATAACTCGCAGCAGCTGAAGCGCAGTGCGCTGAGCAACAGCCTTCTCGATATGCACGAGCAGT TTGGCAATGAGAAACCTCAACGTCGTGGCAGCGTTGGCTCCCTGGACAGCGGCATGAGCATCTCGTTCCAGTCCACTACAACCTCCAGCGCTTCGAGGGAAAATGCCGCTGCCATTGCGGCCGCAGcaaatgcagctgcagcagccaaGATGCGATTTAACATGCCGCCAACGGCGGCGATTGCCACGCCCAGCAATGTGTATGCAGCTCCGGGAATGCAGGCGTATACCCATGCCAACTTTGTGCAGCAGTCACAGGCCGCTTACAtgttgcagcaacagcaaatgcTCCAGCAGCAGGCACAAATGCAAGCTCAGGCACAGGCTCAAGCCCAAGCTCAGGCCCAAGCTCAAGCCCAGGCTCAGGCGCAGGCGCAGCCGCTTACTGGCCGAATACCGGGACGGGAGCGAAAGGCTTCGCGGACGGATGAGAACGGACGGTCGACGGAGGTCTAA
- the LOC6616394 gene encoding IQ motif and SEC7 domain-containing protein 1 isoform X3, with product MSSYTAAQYYKTTNMITSNEIYCFPQKSLERSGSTQYELAGAQQPGSANASTCTDSGSVGGYVYLQNHYAPGAHSSSAAINYPAQQHPQMVYQIQQYPTCHQQQQQQHLQQQQHLHQTGAGHYMQVTATGGGQYHHHHMLHGHGHHAHHHGGAVVIAGSGVGTGLGSGATSVIMQHQQQQQQQQNMHKKNSIRNGGDVLKRTRAQSAYELSQDLLEKQIELLERKYGGVRARNAAVTIQRAFRHYMMVKKFASITAMAKAEKRLSRRMVVTSSSLGLAEEGASSSSAYGSATESQLTEQQQQQQAQQQQQPRVTIMAGPAGAASPGLSRTPPTRSLSMRERRQLDCSPIPRSQSGASPASISSSTVSTSALASHPHVNLLHAAEPHYYNAQALHQGAAYYTSYHGSPHDLNYASSADTSLNASWVNTSSHSPHTPYYSAAQIYMRPKGGSTTPTPSCSGSTGSGSGGSGSGSSKKVPPEVPKRTSSITAQQQTQLLLLQRQTPPPPSLLRTNGLCKTAENGSLTSVQSSGSDSSVTSAERNLNSDLGSDRSNSPHTWKRGTALNSSQQFSTHSADSAGAVSGGGVGVAGGAGVYAAQMQAAVAAATAAGGMPPADDHAISSHTSAAQYEQHEQQQHEQQQLQAAAAAAGVAQNYKMSETIRKRQYRVGLNLFNKKPEKGITYLIRRGFLENTPQGVARFLITRKGLSRQMIGEYLGNLQNQFNMAVLSCFAMELDLSGRQVDVALRKFQAYFRMPGEAQKIERLMEIFSQRYCECNADIVGRLRSSDTIFVLAFAIIMLNTDLHTPNLKPERRMRVEDFIKNLRGIDDCHDIDKDMLMGIYDRVKSDEFKPGSDHVTQVMKVQATIVGKKPNLALPHRRLVCYCRLYEIPDVNKKERPGVHQREVFLFNDLLVITKIFSKKKTSVTYTFRNSFPLCGTVVTLLDMPNYPFCIQLSQKVDGKILITFNARNEHDRCKFAEDLKESISEMDEMESLRIEAELERQKSARNRAPGNAENRDSGVADVEVCPCPYQPGSQASGEQAPNSADNSQQLKRSALSNSLLDMHEQFGNEKPQRRGSVGSLDSGMSISFQSTTTSSASRENAAAIAAAANAAAAAKMRFNMPPTAAIATPSNVYAAPGMQAYTHANFVQQSQAAYMLQQQQMLQQQAQMQAQAQAQAQAQAQAQAQAQAQAQPLTGRIPGRERKASRTDENGRSTEV from the exons CTTTCCCCAGAAGAGCCTGGAGCGAAGTGGTTCCACCCAGTATGAGCTGGCTGGAGCGCAACAGCCAGGATCAGCCAACGCCTCCACCTGCACAGATAGCGGCAGTGTTGGTGGCTATGTTTACCTGCAGAATCACTACGCCCCCGGCGCCCACAGCTCCTCAGCCGCCATCAACTACCCTGCGCAACAGCATCCCCAGATGGTCTACCAAATCCAGCAGTATCCCACGtgccatcagcagcagcaacaacagcacctccagcagcagcagcacttgcatcAGACCGGCGCAGGTCACTACATGCAGGTCACGGCGACGGGTGGTGGCCAGTATCATCACCATCACATGCTCCACGGCCACGGGCATCATGCCCACCATCACGGTGGGGCGGTGGTCATCGCCGGCAGTGGTGTGGGAACTGGCCTGGGATCTGGAGCCACCAGCGTGATCatgcagcaccagcaacagcagcagcagcaacagaataTGCACAAGAAGAACTCCATCCGAAACGGCGGAGATGTCCTCAAGCGAACGCGAGCTCAGTCGGC CTACGAACTCTCACAAGATCTGCTCGAGAAACAGATCGAGCTGCTGGAGCGCAAGTACGGCGGAGTGCGAGCCCGCAACGCAGCGGTCACTATTCAGCGCGCCTTCCGTCACTACATGATGGTCAAGAAGTTCGCCTCGATCACGGCGATGGCCAAAGCCGAGAAGCGTCTAAGCCGGCGGATGGTGGTCACGTCCAGCAGTCTTGGATTGGCGGAGGAGGGTGCCTCCTCCTCGTCAGCCTACGGAAGTGCCACGGAATCTCAGCTCAccgagcagcaacagcaacaacaggcgcagcagcagcagcagccacgtgtcACCATCATGGCGGGTCCGGCGGGAGCAGCTTCTCCGGGCTTATCCCGGACGCCACCTACGCGATCGCTTTCCATGCGGGAGCGACGTCAGCTGGACTGCAGTCCCATACCGCGTAGTCAGTCAG GAGCCTCTCCCGCCTCCATATCGAGCTCGACAGTCAGCACATCGGCTCTGGCCTCGCATCCACATGTTAATCTGCTGCACGCGGCAGAGCCACATTATTATAATGCCCAGGCACTGCACCAAGGAGCTGCTTACTACACTAGTTACCATGGATCACCGCACGACTTGAACTATGCCAGTTCGGCGGACACCTCGCTAAATGCCTCGTGGGTTAACACGAGCAGCCACTCCCCGCACACGCCCTACTATTCGGCGGCCCAGATCTATATGCGACCCAAGGGCGGCAGcaccacgcccacgcccagTTGCAGTGGCAGCACAGGGAGCGGCAGCGGAGGCAGCgggagcggcagcagcaagaaGGTGCCTCCAGAGGTGCCCAAACGCACCAGCTCCATTACGGCACAACAGCAGACACAGCTTCTTTTGCTGCAGCGCCAGACACCGCCACCTCCCTCGCTGCTGAGGACCAATGGCCTGTGCAAAACCGCCGAGAACGGCAGTCTGACCTCCGTGCAGAGTTCCGGATCGGATTCGAGTGTTACCTCAGCGGAGCGCAACCTAAACAGCGATTTGGGTTCGGATCGCAGTAACTCACCACATACATGGAAACGAGGAACAGCCCTAAATAGTTCCCAGCAGTTCTCCACGCACTCCGCGGATTCAGCGGGTGCGGTTTCTGGTGGAGGAGTTGGAGTGGCTGGCGGAGCAGGTGTTTATGCCGCTCAAATGCAGGCTGCCGTTGCAGCAGCTACAGCGGCAGGAGGAATGCCACCAGCTGATGACCATGCCATCTCCTCGCATACGAGTGCCGCCCAGTATGAGCAGcatgagcagcagcaacacgagcagcagcaattgcaggcggcagctgcagctgccggAGTGGCACAAAACTACAAGATGTCGGAGACTATACGCAAGCGTCAGTATCGCGTTGGACTCAATCTGTTTAACAAGAAGCCAGAGAAGGGCATCACCTATCTGATCAGGCGGGGATTCCTTGAGAATACACCACAGGGCGTTGCTCGTTTCCTCATCACCCGTAAGGGTTTGTCCCGGCAAATGATCGGCGAGTATCTGGGAAATTTGCAGAACCAGTTTAACATGGCCGTGCTCAGTTGCTTTGCCATGGAGTTGGACCTGTCCGGCCGGCAAGTGGATGTGGCTTTGCGAAAGTTCCAGGCCTATTTCCGCATGCCTGGAGAGGCACAAAAGATTGAGCGCCTCATGGAGATCTTCTCACAGCGCTACTGTGAATGCAATGCGGACATTGTCGGGCGACTGAGATCATCCGATACG atCTTCGTCCTGGCTTTTGCCATCATCATGCTGAACACGGATCTGCACACACCCAATCTAAAGCCAGAACGTCGCATGCGCGTCGAGGACTTTATAAAAAATCTGCGCGGCATCGACGACTGTCACGACATCGACAAGGACATGCTGATGGGCATCTATGACCGTGTCAAGTCCGACGAATTTAAGCCTGGTAGCGACCATGTCACTCAAGTGATGAAGGTCCAGGCCACTATTGTGGGCAAGAAACCAAATCTAGCGCTGCCCCATCGGCGTCTTGTTTGCTATTGCCGACTGTACGAGATTCCTGACGTGAACAAGAAGGAGCGACCTGGTGTGCATCAGCGCGAGGTGTTCCTGTTCAACGATCTGCTGGTCATTACCAAAATATTTAGCAAAAAGAAGACCTCCGTGACGTACACATTCCGCAACAGTTTCCCGCTATGCGGCACCGTTGTCACCCTGCTGGACATGCCCAACTATCCGTTTTGCATTCAGCTCTCCCAGAAGGTGGATGGCAAGATCTTGATCACCTTCAACGCCCGCAACGAACACGATCGCTGCAAGTTTGCCGAGGATCTTAAAGAGTCCATTAGCGAGATGGACGAGATGGAGTCGCTGCGCATTGAGGCCGAACTGGAGCGCCAGAAGTCGGCGCGCAATCGAGCACCTGGCAATGCGGAGAATCGTGACAGTGGCGTGGCCGATGTGGAGGTCTGCCCATGCCCGTATCAGCCAGGATCCCAAGCATCTGGCGAGCAGGCTCCAAACTCCGCCGATAACTCGCAGCAGCTGAAGCGCAGTGCGCTGAGCAACAGCCTTCTCGATATGCACGAGCAGT TTGGCAATGAGAAACCTCAACGTCGTGGCAGCGTTGGCTCCCTGGACAGCGGCATGAGCATCTCGTTCCAGTCCACTACAACCTCCAGCGCTTCGAGGGAAAATGCCGCTGCCATTGCGGCCGCAGcaaatgcagctgcagcagccaaGATGCGATTTAACATGCCGCCAACGGCGGCGATTGCCACGCCCAGCAATGTGTATGCAGCTCCGGGAATGCAGGCGTATACCCATGCCAACTTTGTGCAGCAGTCACAGGCCGCTTACAtgttgcagcaacagcaaatgcTCCAGCAGCAGGCACAAATGCAAGCTCAGGCACAGGCTCAAGCCCAAGCTCAGGCCCAAGCTCAAGCCCAGGCTCAGGCGCAGGCGCAGCCGCTTACTGGCCGAATACCGGGACGGGAGCGAAAGGCTTCGCGGACGGATGAGAACGGACGGTCGACGGAGGTCTAA